From a single Sander vitreus isolate 19-12246 chromosome 2, sanVit1, whole genome shotgun sequence genomic region:
- the rhot1b gene encoding mitochondrial Rho GTPase 1b isoform X4, which yields METILPIMNRHSEIETCVECSAKNLKNISELFYYAQKAVLHPTGPLYCPDKKDMKPLCVKALTRIFKVSDLDNDGILNDNELNFFQRTCFNTPLESQALEDVKNVVRKNLTDGVCDNGLTLQGFLFLHTLFIQRGRHETTWTVLRRFGYDDDLELNQDYLFPPLKLPPDCTTELNHNAYLFLQSVFDKHDKDRDCALSPEEMRDLFDVFPYMPWGPDVNNTVCTNDQGWITYQGYLSQWTLTTYLDVQRCLEYLGYLGYSIIAEQESQAAGITVTRDKKIDLQKKQTQRSVFRCNVFGDIGSGKSGFLQAFLGRNLMCQKTIREEHRSYYAISTTYVYGQEKYLLLHEVFPDFDYLSDADLACDIVCLVYDVSNPYSFEYCTKVFKEYFMDSKIPCMMIAAKSDMPEIKQIYSCSPLEFCRRHKMPPPQSFTCNTTAAPSRDIYTKLTTMAMHPHARLRCMCTCNRCTFCLCQNFLNSELLQTVRAKLYAVVLIRHVSQADLKSSTFWLKASVGATVFAVLGFAMYRVLLKPR from the exons ATGGAGACTATACTGCCCATCATGAACCGGCACAGTGAGATAGAGACTTGTGTTGAG TGTTCAGCAAAGAACCTGAAGAACATCTCAGAGCTGTTCTACTACGCCCAAAAGGCTGTTCTGCACCCCACAGGTCCTCTTTACTGTCCAGATAAAAAAGAT ATGAAGCCACTGTGTGTCAAAGCCCTGACTCGAATCTTCAAAGTATCTGACCTGGACAATGATGGGATTCTCAATGATAACGAGCTCAACTTCTTCCAG CGGACGTGCTTCAACACCCCACTAGAGTCTCAGGCGTTAGAGGATGTAAAAAATGTGGTGAGGAAGAATTTGACTGACGGAGTGTGTGACAACGGACTCACTCTGCAAG gcttcctcttcctccacacCCTGTTCATCCAGCGAGGGCGCCATGAAACAACGTGGACAGTGCTGAGGAGGTTTGGGTACGACGATGACCTGGAGTTAAATCAGGACTACCTCTTTCCTCC GTTGAAACTTCCTCCAGACTGCACCACAGAGCTCAACCATAATGCCTACCTCTTCCTCCAGAGCGTCTTTGACAAACATGACAAG GACCGTGACTGTGCCTTGTCACCAGAGGAGATGAGGGACCTGTTTGATGTTTTTCCCTACATGCCCTGGGGTCCAGATGTCAATAACACAGTTTGCACTAATGACCAGGGCTGGATCACCTACCAGGGATATCTCTCCCAGTGGAC GTTAACAACATATCTGGATGTCCAACGATGCCTGGAGTATTTGGGTTACCTCGGTTACTCAATAATTGCTGAGCAAGAGTCCCAAGCAGCAGGAATTACAG TGACCAGAGATAAGAAGATTGACCTCCAGAAGAAGCAGACGCAGCGCAGCGTCTTCCGCTGTAATGTCTTTGGAGACATTGGCAGCGGCAAGAGCGGCTTCCTCCAAGCCTTCCTGGGTAGAAACctcatg tGCCAAAAAACAATTCGAGAGGAACACAGATCCTACTATGCCATCAGCACAACCTATGTTTACGGCCAGGAGAAATACCTTCTT CTTCATGAAGTGTTCCCTGACTTTGACTATCTGTCTGATGCTGATCTGGCCTGTGACATTGTCTGCCTGGTATATGATGTCAGCAACCCTTACTCCTTTGAATACTGCACCAAAGTCTTCAAG GAATACTTCATGGACAGCAAGATTCCATGTATGATGATAGCAGCGAAGTCAGACATGCCAGAGATCAAACAGATCTACAGCTGCAGTCCTCTGGAGTTTTGTAGGCGGCACAAGATGCCACCTCCCCAGTCCTTCACATGTAACACTACAGCTGCACCCAGCAGAGACATCTACACCAAACTTACCACAATGGCCATGCACCC CCACGCCCGGCTGCGCTGCATGTGCACTTGTAACCGGTGCACTTTCTGCTTGTGTCAAAACTTCCTCAACTCCGAGCTGCTGCAGACGGTCAGGGCCAAACTCTACGCTGTTGTACTCATAAG ACATGTAAGCCAAGCAGACCTGAAGAGCTCGACCTTCTGGCTGAAAGCGAGTGTCGGGGCCACGGTGTTTGCCGTGCTGGGCTTCGCCATGTACAGAGTGCTGCTCAAACCACGGTGA
- the LOC144537161 gene encoding arf-GAP with dual PH domain-containing protein 2-like isoform X1 translates to MASLERNNKILLDLVQQPGNNLCADCGAPEPDWASYTLGVFVCLNCSGLHRNLPAVSKVKSIHLDFWDDSLVEFMRKWGNSAAKAIYEKCVPAFFYQPQQKDCIVLKDQWIRAKYERREFTGENNFQQAYCSDLFESTLWKKGKDNKQFLKRIFLLSQKDFTLRYFIKEDSKLPKAVISMKDLNAVFQPEKISHAHGLQISYMHDKRTRNLFVYHEKGQVIVSLFNAIRATRLAYLLKKHPTLRDNDLIPELTVNWLKEGYMEKTGPTHREPFKKRWFTLCSMNRKLLYFKSPLDATEQGAVFIGTESHSYSASESSRQSLRGNRWHCGIRLETPERQFLFMCEQEQEQKEWLEAFRKVISQPMTPEDYANEASMRRGK, encoded by the exons ATGGCCAGTCTGGAGAGAAACAACAAAATCCTACTTGATTTGGTGCAACAGCCAGGTAACAACTTGTGTGCTGACTGTGGAGCTCCTG AGCCTGACTGGGCCTCCTACACGCttggtgtctttgtgtgtctgaacTGCTCTGGGTTGCATCGTAATTTACCTGCTGTCAGCAAAGTGAAATCCATACATCTGGATTTCTGGGATGATTCACTAGTAGAG TTCATGCGGAAGTGGGGAAATTCTGCAGCCAAAGCCATTTATGAAAAGTGTGTCCCTGCCTTCTTCTACCAGCCACAACAGAAAGACTGCAT tgTTCTTAAGGATCAGTGGATCCGTGCAAAGTACGAAAGAAGAGAGTTCACAGGAGAAAACAATTTTCAGCAAGCTTATTGTTCAG ACCTGTTTGAGTCAACACTATGGAAGAAGGGGAAAGACAACAAGCAGTTTTTAAAGAGGATCTTCCTGTTGTCCCAGAAAGACTTCACCCTCAGATACTTTATTAAAGAGGAT TCCAAGCTTCCCAAAGCAGTCATCTCCATGAAGGACCTGAATGCAGTTTTCCAGCCGGAGAAGATCAGTCATGCTCACGGTCTGCAGATCTCTTACATGCATGACAAACGCACAAGGAATCTGTTTGTTTATCACGAGAAAGGACAG GTAATTGTATCCTTGTTCAATGCTATTCGAGCAACACGCTTGGCATACCTCCTGAAGAAACATCCCACTCTTCGAGATAATGAC TTAATACCTGAACTAACGGTAAATTGGCTGAAGGAGGGGTACATGGAGAAAACTGGCCCAACG catCGGGAGCCATTCAAGAAGAGGTGGTTCACACTGTGCTCAATGAACAGAAAGCTTCTGTATTTTAAAAGTCCACTG GATGCTACAGAGCAGGGTGCTGTCTTCATTGGCACAGAGAGCCACAGTTACTCTGCTTCAGAGAGCAGCAGACAGAGCTTGAGGGGAAACCGATGGCACTGTGGCATCAGGCTGGAAACTCCGGAAAGGCagtttttgtttatgtgtgagCAGGAGCAGGAGCAGAAGGAGTGGCTGGAGGCCTTCAGAAAGGTTATCTCTCAACCCATGACCCCAGAGGACTACGCTA ATGAAGCCAGCATGAGAAGGGGAAAGTGA
- the rhot1b gene encoding mitochondrial Rho GTPase 1b isoform X3, whose amino-acid sequence MRKDVRILLVGEPKVGKTSLIMSLVSEEFPNVVPYRAEEITIPADVTPERVPTHIVDYSEAEQTDEQLFQEISKANVICIVYSVNNKKSIEKVTSHWIPLITENTDKDSRVPLILVGNKSDLVEHSSMETILPIMNRHSEIETCVECSAKNLKNISELFYYAQKAVLHPTGPLYCPDKKDMKPLCVKALTRIFKVSDLDNDGILNDNELNFFQRTCFNTPLESQALEDVKNVVRKNLTDGVCDNGLTLQGFLFLHTLFIQRGRHETTWTVLRRFGYDDDLELNQDYLFPPLKLPPDCTTELNHNAYLFLQSVFDKHDKDRDCALSPEEMRDLFDVFPYMPWGPDVNNTVCTNDQGWITYQGYLSQWTLTTYLDVQRCLEYLGYLGYSIIAEQESQAAGITVTRDKKIDLQKKQTQRSVFRCNVFGDIGSGKSGFLQAFLGRNLMCQKTIREEHRSYYAISTTYVYGQEKYLLLHEVFPDFDYLSDADLACDIVCLVYDVSNPYSFEYCTKVFKEYFMDSKIPCMMIAAKSDMPEIKQIYSCSPLEFCRRHKMPPPQSFTCNTTAAPSRDIYTKLTTMAMHPHVSQADLKSSTFWLKASVGATVFAVLGFAMYRVLLKPR is encoded by the exons ATGCGCAAGGACGTGAGGATATTATTAGTGGGGGAGC CCAAAGTGGGGAAGACGTCTCTCATCATGTCCCTGGTCAGTGAGGAGTTCCCAAATGTG GTTCCCTACCGAGCTGAGGAAATCACCATACCTGCAGATGTCACACCAGAGAGAGTTCCCACACACATTGTGGACTATTCAG AGGCAGAGCAGACAGATGAGCAGTTGTTTCAGGAGATCTCCAAG GCAAATGTGATTTGCATTGTCTACTCTGTCAACAACAAGAAGTCCATAGAAAAG GTGACGAGCCACTGGATCCCCCTCATTACTGAGAACACAGACAAGGACAGCAG GGTTCCTCTGATTCTGGTGGGAAACAAGTCGGACCTGGTGGAACACAGCAGCATGGAGACTATACTGCCCATCATGAACCGGCACAGTGAGATAGAGACTTGTGTTGAG TGTTCAGCAAAGAACCTGAAGAACATCTCAGAGCTGTTCTACTACGCCCAAAAGGCTGTTCTGCACCCCACAGGTCCTCTTTACTGTCCAGATAAAAAAGAT ATGAAGCCACTGTGTGTCAAAGCCCTGACTCGAATCTTCAAAGTATCTGACCTGGACAATGATGGGATTCTCAATGATAACGAGCTCAACTTCTTCCAG CGGACGTGCTTCAACACCCCACTAGAGTCTCAGGCGTTAGAGGATGTAAAAAATGTGGTGAGGAAGAATTTGACTGACGGAGTGTGTGACAACGGACTCACTCTGCAAG gcttcctcttcctccacacCCTGTTCATCCAGCGAGGGCGCCATGAAACAACGTGGACAGTGCTGAGGAGGTTTGGGTACGACGATGACCTGGAGTTAAATCAGGACTACCTCTTTCCTCC GTTGAAACTTCCTCCAGACTGCACCACAGAGCTCAACCATAATGCCTACCTCTTCCTCCAGAGCGTCTTTGACAAACATGACAAG GACCGTGACTGTGCCTTGTCACCAGAGGAGATGAGGGACCTGTTTGATGTTTTTCCCTACATGCCCTGGGGTCCAGATGTCAATAACACAGTTTGCACTAATGACCAGGGCTGGATCACCTACCAGGGATATCTCTCCCAGTGGAC GTTAACAACATATCTGGATGTCCAACGATGCCTGGAGTATTTGGGTTACCTCGGTTACTCAATAATTGCTGAGCAAGAGTCCCAAGCAGCAGGAATTACAG TGACCAGAGATAAGAAGATTGACCTCCAGAAGAAGCAGACGCAGCGCAGCGTCTTCCGCTGTAATGTCTTTGGAGACATTGGCAGCGGCAAGAGCGGCTTCCTCCAAGCCTTCCTGGGTAGAAACctcatg tGCCAAAAAACAATTCGAGAGGAACACAGATCCTACTATGCCATCAGCACAACCTATGTTTACGGCCAGGAGAAATACCTTCTT CTTCATGAAGTGTTCCCTGACTTTGACTATCTGTCTGATGCTGATCTGGCCTGTGACATTGTCTGCCTGGTATATGATGTCAGCAACCCTTACTCCTTTGAATACTGCACCAAAGTCTTCAAG GAATACTTCATGGACAGCAAGATTCCATGTATGATGATAGCAGCGAAGTCAGACATGCCAGAGATCAAACAGATCTACAGCTGCAGTCCTCTGGAGTTTTGTAGGCGGCACAAGATGCCACCTCCCCAGTCCTTCACATGTAACACTACAGCTGCACCCAGCAGAGACATCTACACCAAACTTACCACAATGGCCATGCACCC ACATGTAAGCCAAGCAGACCTGAAGAGCTCGACCTTCTGGCTGAAAGCGAGTGTCGGGGCCACGGTGTTTGCCGTGCTGGGCTTCGCCATGTACAGAGTGCTGCTCAAACCACGGTGA
- the rhot1b gene encoding mitochondrial Rho GTPase 1b isoform X2, producing MRKDVRILLVGEPKVGKTSLIMSLVSEEFPNVVPYRAEEITIPADVTPERVPTHIVDYSEAEQTDEQLFQEISKVTSHWIPLITENTDKDSRVPLILVGNKSDLVEHSSMETILPIMNRHSEIETCVECSAKNLKNISELFYYAQKAVLHPTGPLYCPDKKDMKPLCVKALTRIFKVSDLDNDGILNDNELNFFQRTCFNTPLESQALEDVKNVVRKNLTDGVCDNGLTLQGFLFLHTLFIQRGRHETTWTVLRRFGYDDDLELNQDYLFPPLKLPPDCTTELNHNAYLFLQSVFDKHDKDRDCALSPEEMRDLFDVFPYMPWGPDVNNTVCTNDQGWITYQGYLSQWTLTTYLDVQRCLEYLGYLGYSIIAEQESQAAGITVTRDKKIDLQKKQTQRSVFRCNVFGDIGSGKSGFLQAFLGRNLMCQKTIREEHRSYYAISTTYVYGQEKYLLLHEVFPDFDYLSDADLACDIVCLVYDVSNPYSFEYCTKVFKEYFMDSKIPCMMIAAKSDMPEIKQIYSCSPLEFCRRHKMPPPQSFTCNTTAAPSRDIYTKLTTMAMHPHARLRCMCTCNRCTFCLCQNFLNSELLQTVRAKLYAVVLIRHVSQADLKSSTFWLKASVGATVFAVLGFAMYRVLLKPR from the exons ATGCGCAAGGACGTGAGGATATTATTAGTGGGGGAGC CCAAAGTGGGGAAGACGTCTCTCATCATGTCCCTGGTCAGTGAGGAGTTCCCAAATGTG GTTCCCTACCGAGCTGAGGAAATCACCATACCTGCAGATGTCACACCAGAGAGAGTTCCCACACACATTGTGGACTATTCAG AGGCAGAGCAGACAGATGAGCAGTTGTTTCAGGAGATCTCCAAG GTGACGAGCCACTGGATCCCCCTCATTACTGAGAACACAGACAAGGACAGCAG GGTTCCTCTGATTCTGGTGGGAAACAAGTCGGACCTGGTGGAACACAGCAGCATGGAGACTATACTGCCCATCATGAACCGGCACAGTGAGATAGAGACTTGTGTTGAG TGTTCAGCAAAGAACCTGAAGAACATCTCAGAGCTGTTCTACTACGCCCAAAAGGCTGTTCTGCACCCCACAGGTCCTCTTTACTGTCCAGATAAAAAAGAT ATGAAGCCACTGTGTGTCAAAGCCCTGACTCGAATCTTCAAAGTATCTGACCTGGACAATGATGGGATTCTCAATGATAACGAGCTCAACTTCTTCCAG CGGACGTGCTTCAACACCCCACTAGAGTCTCAGGCGTTAGAGGATGTAAAAAATGTGGTGAGGAAGAATTTGACTGACGGAGTGTGTGACAACGGACTCACTCTGCAAG gcttcctcttcctccacacCCTGTTCATCCAGCGAGGGCGCCATGAAACAACGTGGACAGTGCTGAGGAGGTTTGGGTACGACGATGACCTGGAGTTAAATCAGGACTACCTCTTTCCTCC GTTGAAACTTCCTCCAGACTGCACCACAGAGCTCAACCATAATGCCTACCTCTTCCTCCAGAGCGTCTTTGACAAACATGACAAG GACCGTGACTGTGCCTTGTCACCAGAGGAGATGAGGGACCTGTTTGATGTTTTTCCCTACATGCCCTGGGGTCCAGATGTCAATAACACAGTTTGCACTAATGACCAGGGCTGGATCACCTACCAGGGATATCTCTCCCAGTGGAC GTTAACAACATATCTGGATGTCCAACGATGCCTGGAGTATTTGGGTTACCTCGGTTACTCAATAATTGCTGAGCAAGAGTCCCAAGCAGCAGGAATTACAG TGACCAGAGATAAGAAGATTGACCTCCAGAAGAAGCAGACGCAGCGCAGCGTCTTCCGCTGTAATGTCTTTGGAGACATTGGCAGCGGCAAGAGCGGCTTCCTCCAAGCCTTCCTGGGTAGAAACctcatg tGCCAAAAAACAATTCGAGAGGAACACAGATCCTACTATGCCATCAGCACAACCTATGTTTACGGCCAGGAGAAATACCTTCTT CTTCATGAAGTGTTCCCTGACTTTGACTATCTGTCTGATGCTGATCTGGCCTGTGACATTGTCTGCCTGGTATATGATGTCAGCAACCCTTACTCCTTTGAATACTGCACCAAAGTCTTCAAG GAATACTTCATGGACAGCAAGATTCCATGTATGATGATAGCAGCGAAGTCAGACATGCCAGAGATCAAACAGATCTACAGCTGCAGTCCTCTGGAGTTTTGTAGGCGGCACAAGATGCCACCTCCCCAGTCCTTCACATGTAACACTACAGCTGCACCCAGCAGAGACATCTACACCAAACTTACCACAATGGCCATGCACCC CCACGCCCGGCTGCGCTGCATGTGCACTTGTAACCGGTGCACTTTCTGCTTGTGTCAAAACTTCCTCAACTCCGAGCTGCTGCAGACGGTCAGGGCCAAACTCTACGCTGTTGTACTCATAAG ACATGTAAGCCAAGCAGACCTGAAGAGCTCGACCTTCTGGCTGAAAGCGAGTGTCGGGGCCACGGTGTTTGCCGTGCTGGGCTTCGCCATGTACAGAGTGCTGCTCAAACCACGGTGA
- the rhot1b gene encoding mitochondrial Rho GTPase 1b isoform X1: protein MRKDVRILLVGEPKVGKTSLIMSLVSEEFPNVVPYRAEEITIPADVTPERVPTHIVDYSEAEQTDEQLFQEISKANVICIVYSVNNKKSIEKVTSHWIPLITENTDKDSRVPLILVGNKSDLVEHSSMETILPIMNRHSEIETCVECSAKNLKNISELFYYAQKAVLHPTGPLYCPDKKDMKPLCVKALTRIFKVSDLDNDGILNDNELNFFQRTCFNTPLESQALEDVKNVVRKNLTDGVCDNGLTLQGFLFLHTLFIQRGRHETTWTVLRRFGYDDDLELNQDYLFPPLKLPPDCTTELNHNAYLFLQSVFDKHDKDRDCALSPEEMRDLFDVFPYMPWGPDVNNTVCTNDQGWITYQGYLSQWTLTTYLDVQRCLEYLGYLGYSIIAEQESQAAGITVTRDKKIDLQKKQTQRSVFRCNVFGDIGSGKSGFLQAFLGRNLMCQKTIREEHRSYYAISTTYVYGQEKYLLLHEVFPDFDYLSDADLACDIVCLVYDVSNPYSFEYCTKVFKEYFMDSKIPCMMIAAKSDMPEIKQIYSCSPLEFCRRHKMPPPQSFTCNTTAAPSRDIYTKLTTMAMHPHARLRCMCTCNRCTFCLCQNFLNSELLQTVRAKLYAVVLIRHVSQADLKSSTFWLKASVGATVFAVLGFAMYRVLLKPR, encoded by the exons ATGCGCAAGGACGTGAGGATATTATTAGTGGGGGAGC CCAAAGTGGGGAAGACGTCTCTCATCATGTCCCTGGTCAGTGAGGAGTTCCCAAATGTG GTTCCCTACCGAGCTGAGGAAATCACCATACCTGCAGATGTCACACCAGAGAGAGTTCCCACACACATTGTGGACTATTCAG AGGCAGAGCAGACAGATGAGCAGTTGTTTCAGGAGATCTCCAAG GCAAATGTGATTTGCATTGTCTACTCTGTCAACAACAAGAAGTCCATAGAAAAG GTGACGAGCCACTGGATCCCCCTCATTACTGAGAACACAGACAAGGACAGCAG GGTTCCTCTGATTCTGGTGGGAAACAAGTCGGACCTGGTGGAACACAGCAGCATGGAGACTATACTGCCCATCATGAACCGGCACAGTGAGATAGAGACTTGTGTTGAG TGTTCAGCAAAGAACCTGAAGAACATCTCAGAGCTGTTCTACTACGCCCAAAAGGCTGTTCTGCACCCCACAGGTCCTCTTTACTGTCCAGATAAAAAAGAT ATGAAGCCACTGTGTGTCAAAGCCCTGACTCGAATCTTCAAAGTATCTGACCTGGACAATGATGGGATTCTCAATGATAACGAGCTCAACTTCTTCCAG CGGACGTGCTTCAACACCCCACTAGAGTCTCAGGCGTTAGAGGATGTAAAAAATGTGGTGAGGAAGAATTTGACTGACGGAGTGTGTGACAACGGACTCACTCTGCAAG gcttcctcttcctccacacCCTGTTCATCCAGCGAGGGCGCCATGAAACAACGTGGACAGTGCTGAGGAGGTTTGGGTACGACGATGACCTGGAGTTAAATCAGGACTACCTCTTTCCTCC GTTGAAACTTCCTCCAGACTGCACCACAGAGCTCAACCATAATGCCTACCTCTTCCTCCAGAGCGTCTTTGACAAACATGACAAG GACCGTGACTGTGCCTTGTCACCAGAGGAGATGAGGGACCTGTTTGATGTTTTTCCCTACATGCCCTGGGGTCCAGATGTCAATAACACAGTTTGCACTAATGACCAGGGCTGGATCACCTACCAGGGATATCTCTCCCAGTGGAC GTTAACAACATATCTGGATGTCCAACGATGCCTGGAGTATTTGGGTTACCTCGGTTACTCAATAATTGCTGAGCAAGAGTCCCAAGCAGCAGGAATTACAG TGACCAGAGATAAGAAGATTGACCTCCAGAAGAAGCAGACGCAGCGCAGCGTCTTCCGCTGTAATGTCTTTGGAGACATTGGCAGCGGCAAGAGCGGCTTCCTCCAAGCCTTCCTGGGTAGAAACctcatg tGCCAAAAAACAATTCGAGAGGAACACAGATCCTACTATGCCATCAGCACAACCTATGTTTACGGCCAGGAGAAATACCTTCTT CTTCATGAAGTGTTCCCTGACTTTGACTATCTGTCTGATGCTGATCTGGCCTGTGACATTGTCTGCCTGGTATATGATGTCAGCAACCCTTACTCCTTTGAATACTGCACCAAAGTCTTCAAG GAATACTTCATGGACAGCAAGATTCCATGTATGATGATAGCAGCGAAGTCAGACATGCCAGAGATCAAACAGATCTACAGCTGCAGTCCTCTGGAGTTTTGTAGGCGGCACAAGATGCCACCTCCCCAGTCCTTCACATGTAACACTACAGCTGCACCCAGCAGAGACATCTACACCAAACTTACCACAATGGCCATGCACCC CCACGCCCGGCTGCGCTGCATGTGCACTTGTAACCGGTGCACTTTCTGCTTGTGTCAAAACTTCCTCAACTCCGAGCTGCTGCAGACGGTCAGGGCCAAACTCTACGCTGTTGTACTCATAAG ACATGTAAGCCAAGCAGACCTGAAGAGCTCGACCTTCTGGCTGAAAGCGAGTGTCGGGGCCACGGTGTTTGCCGTGCTGGGCTTCGCCATGTACAGAGTGCTGCTCAAACCACGGTGA
- the LOC144537161 gene encoding arf-GAP with dual PH domain-containing protein 2-like isoform X2 encodes MRKWGNSAAKAIYEKCVPAFFYQPQQKDCIVLKDQWIRAKYERREFTGENNFQQAYCSDLFESTLWKKGKDNKQFLKRIFLLSQKDFTLRYFIKEDSKLPKAVISMKDLNAVFQPEKISHAHGLQISYMHDKRTRNLFVYHEKGQVIVSLFNAIRATRLAYLLKKHPTLRDNDLIPELTVNWLKEGYMEKTGPTHREPFKKRWFTLCSMNRKLLYFKSPLDATEQGAVFIGTESHSYSASESSRQSLRGNRWHCGIRLETPERQFLFMCEQEQEQKEWLEAFRKVISQPMTPEDYANEASMRRGK; translated from the exons ATGCGGAAGTGGGGAAATTCTGCAGCCAAAGCCATTTATGAAAAGTGTGTCCCTGCCTTCTTCTACCAGCCACAACAGAAAGACTGCAT tgTTCTTAAGGATCAGTGGATCCGTGCAAAGTACGAAAGAAGAGAGTTCACAGGAGAAAACAATTTTCAGCAAGCTTATTGTTCAG ACCTGTTTGAGTCAACACTATGGAAGAAGGGGAAAGACAACAAGCAGTTTTTAAAGAGGATCTTCCTGTTGTCCCAGAAAGACTTCACCCTCAGATACTTTATTAAAGAGGAT TCCAAGCTTCCCAAAGCAGTCATCTCCATGAAGGACCTGAATGCAGTTTTCCAGCCGGAGAAGATCAGTCATGCTCACGGTCTGCAGATCTCTTACATGCATGACAAACGCACAAGGAATCTGTTTGTTTATCACGAGAAAGGACAG GTAATTGTATCCTTGTTCAATGCTATTCGAGCAACACGCTTGGCATACCTCCTGAAGAAACATCCCACTCTTCGAGATAATGAC TTAATACCTGAACTAACGGTAAATTGGCTGAAGGAGGGGTACATGGAGAAAACTGGCCCAACG catCGGGAGCCATTCAAGAAGAGGTGGTTCACACTGTGCTCAATGAACAGAAAGCTTCTGTATTTTAAAAGTCCACTG GATGCTACAGAGCAGGGTGCTGTCTTCATTGGCACAGAGAGCCACAGTTACTCTGCTTCAGAGAGCAGCAGACAGAGCTTGAGGGGAAACCGATGGCACTGTGGCATCAGGCTGGAAACTCCGGAAAGGCagtttttgtttatgtgtgagCAGGAGCAGGAGCAGAAGGAGTGGCTGGAGGCCTTCAGAAAGGTTATCTCTCAACCCATGACCCCAGAGGACTACGCTA ATGAAGCCAGCATGAGAAGGGGAAAGTGA